The Paraburkholderia hospita DNA segment AGCGCGGGCACGCAGGCGCTGCCTATCACAGCGCTCGTCGCGTTTCTGATCGGCATCGTGCTGAGCTATCTGTCCGCGCAGCAACTGCGGCTGTTCGGCGCGAACCAGTTCATCGTGAATATTCTGGGGATGTCGGTGCTGCGCGAGCTCGGACCCGTGCTGTCGGCGATTCTCGTCGCGGGGCGTTCCGGCTCGGCAATCACCGCGCAGATCGGCGTGATGCGCGTGACGGAAGAACTCGACGCGATGCGCGTGATGGGCATTCCACACGGCCTGCGCCTGATCCTGCCGCGCGTGATCGCGCTGTCGCTGGCTATGCCGCTGCTCGTGATGTGGACCAACATCGTCTCGCTGATCGGCGGCGCACTCGCGGCCAAGATCGTGCTGCAAATCGACATGTCGTATTTCGCGCGCGCCTTGCCGACCGTCGTGCCCGTCGCCAACCTATGGATCGGGCTCGGCAAGGGCATGGTGTTCGGCATGCTGATCGCGATCGTCGGCTGTCACTTCGGCTTTCGCATCAAGGCCAATTCGCAGAGTCTCGGCGAGGGCACCACGACTTCGGTCGTCACGTCGATCACGGTCGTCATCCTCGCCGACGCCGTGTTTGCGATTCTCTTTCAGAACGTGGGGCTGTCATGATTGCGCCGCTCACTACCGCCGTACGGGACCAGCCGCTGCCGGAGATCGCGGAAACCGTGATCGAGGTGCGCAACCTCACCAAACGCTATGGACGCAACATCGTCCACCAGCATCTGGATTTCCACGTGCGGCGCGGCGAGATCGTGTCGATCGTCGGTGGCTCGGGTTCGGGCAAGACGACGCTGATGCGCCAGATTCTCGGTCTGGAGCGGCCGACCTCGGGCAGCATCAAGGTGTTCGGCGAGGACATGTCCACGCTCGATAAAGACGAAGCCCGGCTGATGCGTGTGCGCTCGGGCATGTTGTTCCAGCAGGGCGCGCTGTTCTCGTCGCTGTCGGTGTTCGACAACATCGCGCAGCCGCTGCGCGAGCTCGGCAAGGTGCCCGACGATCTGCTGCGCGACATCGTGATGCTGAAGCTCGAAATGGTCGGACTGCCGTGCAAGCACGCGTCGAAGATGCCGGCGGCGCTGTCGGGCGGGATGGTCAAGCGTGTGGGCATCGCGCGCGCGATCGCGCTGGAACCGGAACTGCTGTTCCTCGACGAACCGACGGCGGGCCTCGATCCGCAGGCCTCCGACGAGTTCGTCGAACTGATTAGCGCACTGCATCGCGCGCTCGGCCTGACGGTGGTGATGGTGACGCACGATCTCGATACGATGGTCGCGCTGTCGACGCGTGTCGCGGTGATCGCGGACCGCAAGGTCATTGTTGCGGCGCCCGTCGAGCAAGTGGCGGGCTTCGATCATCCGTTTATCCGCGAGTATTTTCTCGGGCTGCGCGGGCGGCTTGCGCTGCAGGGATTGTCGCCGGAGCGGCGCGCGAAGCTGCCGGCCGAAGCGCTGGAGCCCGCGTCGGATGCGATTCCGCTGCGTACCGCGCCATGAACGCCGAAGGAACCTGACAATGGAAAACAAATCACACGCCTTCTGGGCCGGGCTCTTCACCGTCGTGATGGTGGTCGCGATCGCTGCGGCGGCGTTTCTGTTCAATGTCGACAGGTCGGTGCGCATACCTTTCGATCTGATTGCGCGGACCAATGTCACAGGTTTGTACCCGGATGCTGCGGTACGATATCGCGGCCTCGACGTCGGCAAGGTGCAGTCGATCAAGTTCGACCGTGCGCATCCGGGGCAGATTTTGATCCGCATTCTGGTCGACAAGAACGCGCCGATCACCCATTCGACTTTCGGCACGCTCGGGTTGCAGGGTGTCACGGGCCTCGCGTTCATCCAGCTCGACGACTCGGGGAAGGATCTCGCGCCGCTCGTGTCGTCGGCGAAGGACGTCGCGCAGCTGCCCATGCGTCCGGGCCTGTTCGATCAGTTGCAGGCGCGCGGCGACGTGCTGCTGCGGCAGATCGAAAAGACCGTGCGCGATGTCGACTTGCTGCTGTCGCCCGAAATGCGCGACCAGTTGATGGCGACGGTGGCGAGCCTGCAGCACGCCGCCGACGGCGTCACCACGCTCACCGCGCAGATGGGCCCCGCCGTCGGCAAGCTGCCGGGCACGCTCAATCAGCTGGATCAGACGCTCGCGTCGACGAACCGGATGATCACCAGCCTGAACCGCCCGGACGGTCCGCTGGAAGGCACGCTGAACAAGGTCGGCACGGCCGCGCAGCAGGCGGGCGATGCGCTGACGGCGATGAACGCGACGCTGCAGGACATCTCGGCGCGCGTCGGCTACGACACGCTGCCGCGCGTGAATTCGCTGGCGGAAGACGTTCGCTCCGCCGTGCGCGCCGTCGACCGCGCCGCGAACACATTCGACGAAGCGCCCAACAGCTTGCTGTTCGGCGCGCCGCGCGCCGCGCCCGGTCCCGGCGAACCGGGCTTCGTGTGGCCTGCGGGCCACGCGGCCAAATGAAATTCAAAGGAAACAAGCATGTCACGCTCGATCAACCGTCTCTTCACCTCGCGCGCCGCGCTCGCTGCGCTGCTGCTCGCGCTTGGCGCGCTGGCCGGCTGCGCGGGCAATCCGGCCGCGCTCGCCGATATCCGCTACGACCTCGGCCCGGCCCCGCTGCCGGGCAGCACGGGCACGATGCCGGCCATCAAGGTGCTCGAGGTCACGGCGCCGACCACGCTCGATTCCGACAAGCTCATCTATCGCATGACGTATTCGGACTCGCAGCAGACGGCCTCGTATGCGAACAGCCACTGGACGATGCCGCCCGCGCAACTCGTCACGCAGCGCCTGCGTAATGCGCTGTCGTCGCGCGGCACGGTGCTCACGGGTGGCGACGGCGTGCGCGCCCCCGTGCTGAAGGTGGATCTCGACGAGTTCGAGCAGGACTTCGACGGCCAGTCCGAGAGCCACGGCTCCGTCACCGCGCGCACGACGCTGTTCGTCGACGGCAAGGTGGTCGGGCAGCGTACCTTCATCGCCCGCGCGCCCGCGAGTTCGGCCGATGCCCCCGGCGGCGCGCGTGCAATCGCCGCGGCCACCGACGATCTCGTCGCGCAGATTTCCGCCTGGCTCGGCGTGCAGGCGCTCGTCGCGCAGCAATGACGCGTTGTCGCGCAGTCACGGGAGCGCTGGATGGCTGACAAGCCGTGGCAGCGGCGGCCGTCGGCGTTTGCGAGGCAGGCGCTGGTGCTGTATGCGGCGCTGATCGTCTATGGGTCGTGGTATCCGTTCTTCGGCTGGCGCTCGCTCGGCATCGGGCCGCTCGACTATCTCTTCGATCCCTTCCCACAGTATCTGACGGCTTTCGATGTCGTCACGAACGTGCTCGGCTACATGCCGTTCGGCGCGCTGGTCGTGCTCGCCGTCTATCCGCGCTGGCGCGGCGCGATTGCCGTGGCGTTCGCATTTGGGCTCGGCACGCTGCTGTCGGGCGTGATGGAAGCCGTGCAAACCTATCTGCCGACGCGCGTCGCGTCGAATCTCGATCTCGCGGCGAACGCGCTGGGCGCGCTGCTCGGCGCGACGCTGATGTCGCCGTTGACGGGCGCGCTGCTCGATCGCGGCATGCTGCGCCGGATGCGCTTCCTGTGGTTCGAGCGCGATAGCACGGCCGTGATCGGGCTGGTGGCCTTATGGCCATTCGCGACGATGTATCCGGCGCCGCTGTTGCTCGGCCTCGGCTCGTGGCCGCGCGAGCTGTGGCTGCGCTCGGACGCGTCGATGCAGGATGCGTTGCTCGCCTGGGCGCCCGCCGCGTGGCACGTGCCGGCATGGCCCGCGCTGGTTGCCGCGTGGATGCCCGACGATGCGTGGGAAGCCATCATCACCGCGCTCAATCT contains these protein-coding regions:
- a CDS encoding ABC-type transport auxiliary lipoprotein family protein; its protein translation is MSRSINRLFTSRAALAALLLALGALAGCAGNPAALADIRYDLGPAPLPGSTGTMPAIKVLEVTAPTTLDSDKLIYRMTYSDSQQTASYANSHWTMPPAQLVTQRLRNALSSRGTVLTGGDGVRAPVLKVDLDEFEQDFDGQSESHGSVTARTTLFVDGKVVGQRTFIARAPASSADAPGGARAIAAATDDLVAQISAWLGVQALVAQQ
- a CDS encoding VanZ family protein — translated: MADKPWQRRPSAFARQALVLYAALIVYGSWYPFFGWRSLGIGPLDYLFDPFPQYLTAFDVVTNVLGYMPFGALVVLAVYPRWRGAIAVAFAFGLGTLLSGVMEAVQTYLPTRVASNLDLAANALGALLGATLMSPLTGALLDRGMLRRMRFLWFERDSTAVIGLVALWPFATMYPAPLLLGLGSWPRELWLRSDASMQDALLAWAPAAWHVPAWPALVAAWMPDDAWEAIITALNLLAAGALASLPMRERAPRVRLLIAFVVATLAVKAGATFLQSQSGLAFNWATPGALIGLAAGFIAMLLTLKLPRSSRVALAAIALVVSLVVVNLLPVNPYFDVVLADWRQGRYLHFNGLARWLAWMWPYAALVWVGLSAERALLSKRRGSRA
- a CDS encoding ABC transporter ATP-binding protein, which codes for MIAPLTTAVRDQPLPEIAETVIEVRNLTKRYGRNIVHQHLDFHVRRGEIVSIVGGSGSGKTTLMRQILGLERPTSGSIKVFGEDMSTLDKDEARLMRVRSGMLFQQGALFSSLSVFDNIAQPLRELGKVPDDLLRDIVMLKLEMVGLPCKHASKMPAALSGGMVKRVGIARAIALEPELLFLDEPTAGLDPQASDEFVELISALHRALGLTVVMVTHDLDTMVALSTRVAVIADRKVIVAAPVEQVAGFDHPFIREYFLGLRGRLALQGLSPERRAKLPAEALEPASDAIPLRTAP
- a CDS encoding MlaD family protein; its protein translation is MENKSHAFWAGLFTVVMVVAIAAAAFLFNVDRSVRIPFDLIARTNVTGLYPDAAVRYRGLDVGKVQSIKFDRAHPGQILIRILVDKNAPITHSTFGTLGLQGVTGLAFIQLDDSGKDLAPLVSSAKDVAQLPMRPGLFDQLQARGDVLLRQIEKTVRDVDLLLSPEMRDQLMATVASLQHAADGVTTLTAQMGPAVGKLPGTLNQLDQTLASTNRMITSLNRPDGPLEGTLNKVGTAAQQAGDALTAMNATLQDISARVGYDTLPRVNSLAEDVRSAVRAVDRAANTFDEAPNSLLFGAPRAAPGPGEPGFVWPAGHAAK
- a CDS encoding MlaE family ABC transporter permease, producing the protein MNYDTPPGLEVAAGSQGKIVRLSGQWTALALARDRLHGKALPRLRELIDSRAHVAQWDLSRVERMDHVGGQALWRVWGYKLPVDLVALNDTQRDIFDRIALLDTARENPEPVHRFDPFTKLGLGIFALFEHLYGGVAMFGRVILDLLVIARNPKLAPWKEISANVYSAGTQALPITALVAFLIGIVLSYLSAQQLRLFGANQFIVNILGMSVLRELGPVLSAILVAGRSGSAITAQIGVMRVTEELDAMRVMGIPHGLRLILPRVIALSLAMPLLVMWTNIVSLIGGALAAKIVLQIDMSYFARALPTVVPVANLWIGLGKGMVFGMLIAIVGCHFGFRIKANSQSLGEGTTTSVVTSITVVILADAVFAILFQNVGLS